One region of Peribacillus simplex genomic DNA includes:
- a CDS encoding YlaI family protein translates to MKVKCVICDQIESIPDDSPEAKKLRNRPIHTYMCNACNQRIEKRTNERIATGNFRLYRTIKNEDEW, encoded by the coding sequence ATGAAGGTTAAATGTGTAATATGCGATCAAATCGAATCTATACCTGACGATAGCCCAGAAGCAAAGAAACTTCGTAACCGTCCTATACATACCTATATGTGCAATGCATGCAATCAACGCATAGAAAAGCGTACGAACGAACGGATTGCAACTGGAAACTTCCGTCTTTACCGGACAATCAAAAATGAAGATGAATGGTAA
- a CDS encoding YktB family protein, whose amino-acid sequence MNIASFTADDFNVFKIDGLEPRMDALKEHIQPKLQALGEQFSQQLSVLTGDEMYPHVAKHARRKVNPPNDTWVAFAANNRGYKMMPHFQIGLWETHMFIWYAVIYEAPNKIEIGKHLEQQADRLMNSIPTNYVWSMDHTKPDVIPHDGLGVDDLNSMFTRLQTVKKAEILCGIRISRDDAIKLNDNDFIQTIQDAFEHLLPLYKLN is encoded by the coding sequence ATGAATATAGCTAGTTTTACAGCTGATGATTTTAATGTTTTTAAAATTGATGGATTGGAACCCCGAATGGATGCTTTAAAAGAACATATCCAGCCTAAACTACAAGCTCTTGGAGAGCAATTTTCACAACAACTGTCAGTTTTGACGGGCGATGAAATGTACCCTCACGTCGCAAAGCATGCCAGACGGAAAGTGAATCCTCCTAATGATACATGGGTTGCATTCGCTGCCAACAACAGAGGTTATAAAATGATGCCGCATTTCCAAATTGGGTTGTGGGAAACACATATGTTCATTTGGTACGCCGTCATTTATGAAGCACCTAATAAAATTGAAATCGGAAAGCATCTTGAGCAGCAGGCGGATCGGTTAATGAATAGCATTCCCACCAATTATGTTTGGTCAATGGACCATACAAAACCTGATGTCATTCCTCACGATGGTCTTGGAGTCGATGATTTAAATTCAATGTTCACTCGCCTGCAAACTGTAAAGAAAGCCGAAATCCTATGCGGCATAAGAATTTCCCGTGATGACGCGATTAAGTTAAATGATAATGATTTCATTCAAACCATTCAAGATGCGTTTGAACATCTTTTACCCTTATATAAATTAAATTAA
- the trpA gene encoding tryptophan synthase subunit alpha, translating to MNKLTKALEECQIKQEKAFIPYIMAGDGGLERLRSQLLFLESNGATAVELGIPFSDPVADGPVIQQAGIRSLNNGTTLKDVLKKVMEIKDDVNIPIILMGYSNSILAYGLKEFTDDCLQAGISGCIIPDLPIEEEAIFSSIKTAGIVLIRLVTLTSSKERITEITAGAEGFIYAVTVKGITGAREAFGEEVGGYLKKVKELSPVPVLAGFGISTPDHVRDAMQYCDGVIVGSKIIECFETGKEDQISDLIQASKGLVRK from the coding sequence ATGAATAAATTGACAAAAGCGCTTGAAGAATGTCAAATAAAGCAGGAAAAAGCATTCATTCCTTATATTATGGCAGGTGATGGCGGTCTTGAACGCTTAAGGAGCCAGCTTCTTTTCCTTGAAAGTAACGGGGCGACAGCTGTTGAACTAGGAATACCATTCTCTGACCCTGTCGCAGATGGACCGGTTATCCAACAGGCTGGCATCCGTTCTTTGAATAATGGAACAACGTTAAAAGATGTCCTGAAAAAAGTTATGGAAATCAAAGATGATGTGAACATTCCAATTATTTTAATGGGTTATTCGAATTCAATCCTGGCATATGGACTTAAAGAGTTTACGGATGATTGTCTTCAAGCAGGAATTTCCGGGTGCATCATCCCCGATTTACCGATTGAAGAAGAAGCTATCTTTTCATCAATCAAAACTGCAGGGATCGTTCTTATTCGACTTGTGACACTCACGTCTTCGAAAGAACGTATCACCGAGATTACCGCAGGGGCTGAGGGTTTTATCTACGCAGTTACAGTCAAAGGCATTACAGGAGCCCGTGAAGCCTTCGGGGAAGAGGTTGGAGGCTATTTAAAGAAGGTAAAAGAGCTAAGTCCCGTTCCCGTTCTTGCTGGGTTCGGCATATCGACGCCAGATCATGTCCGTGATGCAATGCAATACTGCGATGGTGTCATTGTAGGCAGCAAGATCATCGAATGCTTTGAAACAGGTAAAGAAGATCAAATTAGTGACTTGATACAAGCTAGCAAAGGGTTAGTGCGTAAATAA
- a CDS encoding inositol monophosphatase family protein, with amino-acid sequence MVSISEMDTYAKLWMKEAGTRLRASFKTKLNIEMKTNPNDLVTNMDKAIEKFFCEKISEVFPEHRIFGEEGMGNDIKDLKGTVWIIDPIDGTLNFIHQQRNFAISLGVYEDGIGKIGMVYDVVTDELYHAIKGKGAFMNDQRLPSLEEASVSKAIVSINASWVTENRRIDPSLLAPLVRDARGTRSYGSAALELAFVAAGRIDAYITMRLMPWDFAGGVILVEEVGGEVSNIKGDKLDFLEGDSLFVSKPRLHKEVFDKYLSGTSGN; translated from the coding sequence ATGGTATCGATTAGTGAAATGGATACATATGCTAAGTTATGGATGAAAGAAGCGGGTACGAGGCTAAGGGCGTCCTTTAAAACCAAGTTGAATATTGAAATGAAAACGAATCCCAATGATTTAGTTACAAATATGGATAAAGCGATAGAAAAATTTTTTTGTGAAAAGATTAGCGAAGTCTTTCCTGAACACCGGATTTTTGGGGAAGAGGGAATGGGTAATGATATTAAAGACCTAAAAGGAACTGTATGGATTATTGATCCGATTGATGGAACTTTGAATTTCATCCATCAACAGCGGAATTTTGCAATTTCTCTTGGGGTTTATGAGGATGGCATCGGAAAAATTGGTATGGTTTATGATGTGGTTACCGATGAATTATATCATGCGATTAAGGGGAAGGGAGCATTCATGAATGATCAAAGGCTTCCATCCCTTGAAGAGGCATCAGTAAGCAAAGCCATCGTTTCCATTAATGCAAGCTGGGTAACGGAAAACCGTAGGATTGATCCGAGCCTTCTTGCACCACTTGTTCGGGATGCAAGAGGGACCCGTTCCTATGGCTCGGCAGCATTGGAGCTTGCATTCGTGGCAGCTGGAAGGATCGATGCATACATAACCATGAGACTCATGCCCTGGGACTTTGCCGGGGGAGTTATACTGGTTGAGGAAGTGGGCGGGGAAGTTAGTAATATTAAGGGTGACAAATTGGATTTTTTAGAAGGTGACTCACTTTTCGTTTCTAAACCAAGGCTGCATAAAGAAGTATTCGATAAATACTTATCAGGTACTTCCGGCAATTAG
- the typA gene encoding translational GTPase TypA codes for MKLRENIRNIAIIAHVDHGKTTLVDQLLKQSGTFRENEHVEERAMDSNAIEKERGITILAKNTAVQYQDTRINILDTPGHADFGGEVERIMKMVDGVLLVVDAYEGCMPQTRFVLKKALEQKITPIVVVNKIDKDSARPNEVVDEVIDLFIELGAEEEQLEFPVVFTSGIAGTASLDSDPAKQEKDMTPLFETIVETIPAPIDNTDEPLQFQVALLDYNDYVGRIGVGRVFRGKMHVGQQVSLMKLDGSVKQFRVTKIFGYIGLKKVEIQEAVAGDLIAVSGMEDINVGETVCPIEHPDALPILRIDEPTLQMTFLVNNSPFAGREGKFVTARKIEERLKSQLQTDVSLRVENTDSPDVWIVSGRGELHLSILIENMRREGYELQVSKPEVIVRLIDGVRCEPVERVQIDVPEEHTGSIMESMGARKGELLDMINSGSGQVRLLFTIPARGLIGYSTEFLTITRGYGIMNHSFDSYQPMAQGQVGGRRQGVLVSMESGKTTQYGTMQVEDRGVIFIEPGTDIYEGMIVGEHNRDSDLTVNIVKAKQMTNMRSANKDQTSSMKKPRILSLEEALEYLNDDEYCEVTPESIRLRKKILDKNERERAAKRKKVAVEEK; via the coding sequence TTGAAATTAAGAGAAAATATTCGTAATATAGCCATCATTGCCCACGTTGACCATGGTAAAACGACATTAGTGGATCAGTTGCTTAAGCAATCTGGTACTTTCCGTGAAAATGAACATGTGGAAGAACGTGCGATGGATTCTAATGCTATTGAAAAAGAACGCGGAATTACGATTCTTGCGAAAAATACAGCAGTTCAATACCAAGATACAAGAATTAATATTTTGGATACACCTGGTCATGCCGACTTTGGTGGTGAAGTAGAACGGATCATGAAAATGGTTGATGGTGTTTTACTTGTTGTTGATGCATATGAAGGATGTATGCCGCAAACTCGTTTCGTGTTGAAAAAAGCATTGGAACAAAAGATCACGCCAATCGTTGTCGTGAATAAAATTGATAAAGACTCTGCCCGTCCAAACGAAGTTGTAGATGAAGTAATTGACTTATTCATCGAACTTGGAGCTGAAGAAGAACAATTAGAATTCCCTGTTGTCTTTACTTCAGGTATTGCTGGTACAGCAAGCTTGGATTCAGATCCTGCCAAACAAGAAAAAGACATGACCCCATTATTCGAAACAATCGTCGAAACGATCCCTGCACCAATTGATAACACTGATGAACCACTTCAATTCCAAGTGGCTTTACTTGATTACAATGATTATGTAGGACGTATTGGTGTTGGCCGTGTATTCCGTGGGAAAATGCATGTAGGTCAACAAGTTTCATTAATGAAACTTGATGGATCGGTTAAGCAATTCCGTGTAACGAAAATCTTTGGTTATATTGGCTTGAAAAAAGTTGAAATCCAAGAAGCTGTTGCCGGTGATTTAATTGCTGTTTCTGGTATGGAAGATATTAACGTTGGGGAAACAGTTTGTCCTATTGAACATCCTGATGCCCTTCCAATTCTACGTATCGATGAGCCAACATTACAAATGACTTTCCTTGTAAACAACAGCCCATTCGCAGGCCGTGAGGGTAAATTTGTAACAGCTCGTAAAATTGAAGAGCGTTTGAAAAGCCAATTGCAAACTGATGTTAGCTTAAGAGTTGAAAATACAGATTCTCCAGATGTCTGGATTGTTTCAGGTCGTGGAGAGCTTCACCTTTCTATCTTAATTGAAAACATGAGACGTGAAGGTTATGAACTGCAAGTTTCTAAACCTGAAGTTATCGTTCGTTTGATTGATGGAGTGCGTTGTGAGCCAGTTGAACGTGTTCAAATCGATGTTCCTGAAGAGCACACTGGTTCTATCATGGAATCCATGGGAGCACGTAAAGGTGAATTGTTGGATATGATTAATAGCGGAAGCGGTCAAGTTCGTTTACTATTCACGATCCCAGCTCGCGGACTTATTGGTTATTCTACTGAGTTCCTAACAATCACACGTGGTTATGGTATCATGAACCACTCATTTGACAGCTACCAACCAATGGCCCAAGGTCAAGTCGGCGGAAGACGTCAAGGTGTACTTGTTTCAATGGAATCTGGAAAAACTACACAATATGGTACGATGCAAGTAGAAGACCGCGGCGTCATTTTCATTGAGCCAGGTACTGATATTTATGAAGGTATGATTGTCGGGGAACATAACCGTGATAGCGATTTGACTGTTAATATCGTAAAAGCGAAACAAATGACAAATATGCGTTCAGCTAATAAAGACCAAACTTCTTCAATGAAGAAACCAAGAATTTTGTCTCTTGAAGAAGCTCTAGAGTATTTGAACGACGATGAGTACTGTGAAGTAACTCCGGAGTCAATCCGTCTTCGTAAAAAAATTCTTGATAAAAACGAACGTGAAAGAGCAGCTAAAAGAAAAAAAGTTGCTGTTGAAGAAAAATAA
- a CDS encoding PhoH family protein — protein sequence MGKKIYVLDTNVLLQDPYSIYSFGDNEVVIPAVVLEELDSKKRYMDEIGRNARQVSKLIDSFREKGKLHQSIPLHNGGSLRIELNHRSFHKLQEIFVEKTNDNRILAVAKNLSLEEETKENGKTVILVSKDTLVRVKADAIGLEAEDFLNDRVVEMDHIYGGHKEVFVSIDNLNKFYEKSFLALEELTKDSYYPNQFLLMKDTLGSSASAIGIVDENCRLVKKLMYEGEHIWGIKPRNVQQTMALDLLLRSDIQLVTLIGKAGTGKTLLALATGLMQTEDLSQYKKLLVARPIVPVGKDIGYLPGEKEEKLRPWMQPIFDNLQFLFNTKKPGELDAILAGMSSIEVEALTYIRGRSIPDQFIIIDEAQNLTKHEVKTILTRVGERSKIVLMGDPEQIDHPYLDEYNNGLTYVVEKFKTERIAGHVKLIKGERSGLAQLAATLL from the coding sequence TTGGGGAAAAAAATCTATGTTTTAGATACGAATGTCCTGTTGCAGGATCCATATTCGATTTATTCATTCGGAGATAATGAAGTTGTCATTCCAGCAGTCGTACTAGAAGAATTGGATTCGAAGAAAAGGTATATGGATGAAATCGGAAGGAATGCCAGGCAAGTATCGAAATTGATCGACAGCTTCCGTGAAAAAGGGAAGCTTCATCAAAGCATTCCGCTTCATAATGGGGGCAGCCTAAGAATTGAACTCAATCACCGTTCATTTCATAAGCTTCAGGAAATTTTCGTGGAGAAAACGAACGATAACAGAATATTGGCTGTCGCAAAAAATTTATCTTTGGAAGAAGAGACAAAGGAAAATGGGAAAACGGTCATTTTGGTTAGCAAAGATACTCTCGTCAGGGTAAAAGCCGATGCAATCGGACTCGAGGCAGAGGACTTTTTAAATGATCGTGTCGTAGAAATGGATCATATATACGGTGGCCATAAAGAAGTATTTGTATCAATTGATAATCTGAATAAGTTTTATGAGAAAAGTTTTTTGGCACTTGAAGAACTTACAAAGGATTCCTATTATCCAAATCAATTCCTTTTGATGAAGGACACGCTGGGCAGTTCAGCTTCTGCGATTGGGATTGTGGATGAGAACTGCAGGTTGGTTAAGAAATTGATGTATGAAGGGGAACATATTTGGGGAATTAAACCGAGAAACGTCCAGCAGACGATGGCCCTCGATTTGCTGCTTCGTTCGGATATTCAACTTGTGACGCTTATTGGTAAGGCAGGGACAGGTAAGACTTTATTGGCATTGGCAACAGGATTAATGCAAACTGAAGATTTGTCACAATATAAGAAACTTCTGGTCGCCAGGCCAATTGTGCCGGTTGGTAAGGATATTGGTTATCTGCCAGGGGAAAAAGAAGAAAAGTTAAGACCGTGGATGCAGCCTATTTTTGATAATCTTCAGTTTTTGTTCAATACGAAAAAACCAGGGGAATTGGATGCCATTTTAGCTGGCATGAGTTCGATTGAAGTGGAAGCCCTGACATATATCAGGGGAAGGAGCATCCCAGATCAGTTCATCATCATCGATGAAGCCCAGAATTTAACAAAACATGAGGTTAAGACCATATTGACGAGAGTCGGGGAGCGGAGCAAAATTGTATTAATGGGAGATCCTGAGCAAATAGATCATCCTTATTTAGATGAATATAATAATGGGTTGACCTATGTGGTTGAAAAATTCAAGACCGAGCGTATTGCAGGCCATGTTAAATTGATAAAAGGGGAAAGATCGGGATTGGCCCAACTCGCTGCAACACTTTTATAA
- a CDS encoding YlaF family protein: MNIKWNFLILAVLAASSIGSIGIFIAEKSLLGILAAIVILCGVMGFGFTQKKKLREAGKL; encoded by the coding sequence ATGAATATTAAATGGAATTTCTTAATATTAGCGGTATTGGCAGCATCCAGCATTGGCTCCATTGGCATCTTCATTGCTGAAAAAAGCTTGCTTGGAATATTAGCTGCAATCGTTATACTTTGCGGAGTTATGGGGTTCGGTTTCACTCAAAAGAAGAAATTACGCGAAGCAGGAAAGTTATAA
- the trpC gene encoding indole-3-glycerol phosphate synthase TrpC has product MENILTKIIEQKKVEVAKLKKEMDLDDSVMINIVRPSLVENLKMAKSMAVIAEIKRASPSKGDIKINVNPIEQALSYERGGAAAISVLTDEVFFKGSIADLRNVSEAIRIPRLCKDFIIDEIQIDRAYQSGATIILLIVAALSKGRLHELYQYAKNKGLEVLTEVHDEAELERALELNAELIGINNRNLKTFKVDLAVTERLANLLDPKSHIIISESGIKTKEDVMRVKEAGAKGILVGETLMTSSNLPHTMAELQMSI; this is encoded by the coding sequence ATGGAAAATATTTTAACGAAAATCATCGAACAGAAAAAGGTCGAAGTAGCAAAATTAAAAAAAGAAATGGATTTAGATGATTCGGTAATGATCAACATAGTCAGACCATCTCTGGTAGAAAATTTGAAAATGGCAAAATCAATGGCGGTTATCGCTGAAATAAAACGGGCGTCCCCTTCAAAAGGGGACATTAAAATCAATGTAAATCCAATCGAGCAGGCTCTTTCATATGAAAGGGGAGGAGCGGCAGCGATATCCGTATTGACGGATGAGGTTTTCTTTAAAGGATCCATTGCCGATTTGAGAAACGTAAGCGAAGCCATACGGATTCCCAGGTTGTGCAAAGATTTCATCATCGATGAAATCCAAATCGATCGTGCCTATCAAAGTGGTGCAACCATCATTCTATTAATTGTCGCAGCACTTTCTAAAGGACGCCTTCATGAATTATATCAATATGCAAAAAATAAAGGGCTTGAAGTATTAACAGAAGTCCATGATGAAGCCGAACTGGAACGAGCGCTCGAACTAAACGCAGAGCTCATAGGGATCAACAATCGGAATCTAAAGACCTTCAAAGTGGATTTGGCTGTAACGGAACGACTGGCGAATTTACTTGATCCAAAAAGCCACATCATTATCAGTGAAAGTGGAATCAAGACAAAAGAAGACGTAATGCGTGTGAAGGAAGCTGGGGCAAAAGGGATTTTAGTCGGGGAGACGCTTATGACTTCATCAAATCTTCCACATACGATGGCAGAACTGCAAATGAGTATATAA
- a CDS encoding YhcN/YlaJ family sporulation lipoprotein, which yields MQKIILSLAAVLLMTGCSMNNKNGASENNAKNNITKVNNSTIQETDRTTGQETAQRLTGLAKSIPEVNDATAVVLGKYAIVGIDIDQDIERSQVGTIKYSVGETLKHDPNGANAIIVADPDLNERIREVAKDIKDGKPVTGILNELADITSRVIPEVPGDILTPTPSKAIDKEKNKLDNSERKKLDKEQDDQSNHYKE from the coding sequence TTGCAAAAAATCATATTGTCACTCGCTGCTGTTCTGCTGATGACAGGTTGCTCAATGAATAATAAAAATGGAGCGTCTGAAAATAATGCTAAAAATAATATAACAAAAGTCAATAACTCGACCATCCAGGAAACAGACAGAACTACAGGTCAGGAAACAGCACAGAGACTCACAGGTTTGGCTAAATCCATTCCGGAGGTGAACGATGCCACGGCAGTCGTACTTGGCAAATATGCCATTGTCGGAATAGATATTGACCAAGATATTGAGCGTTCACAGGTAGGAACGATTAAGTATTCAGTTGGAGAAACTTTAAAACACGATCCTAACGGTGCAAATGCCATCATCGTTGCGGACCCGGATTTAAATGAACGGATCAGGGAGGTAGCAAAGGATATTAAAGACGGTAAACCGGTAACAGGGATACTAAATGAATTGGCTGATATCACAAGTCGAGTCATTCCTGAGGTTCCTGGTGATATTTTAACCCCAACGCCTTCAAAGGCCATTGATAAGGAAAAAAATAAACTTGATAATTCGGAAAGGAAAAAACTTGATAAAGAGCAAGATGATCAATCCAATCACTATAAAGAATGA
- a CDS encoding phosphoribosylanthranilate isomerase yields the protein MLVKICGIKTLAAAQTAVKSGADYIGFIFAESSRKVEPDLVGEFGANLPGHVKKVGVFANQTEQEVIKSAEIAGLDYIQLHGNESASFARRMPLPVIKAFAIESEQDLENLHEYPADFILVDLPKGSSGKGLTLDWEMIRKADLPRGKVILAGGLTPGNVGKAISAVSPFAVDVASGVETNGLKDAVKIKAFINEAKYTAGKEE from the coding sequence ATGTTAGTGAAAATCTGTGGGATTAAGACATTGGCAGCTGCTCAGACTGCTGTTAAATCCGGGGCAGACTATATTGGATTCATTTTTGCCGAGAGTAGCAGGAAAGTCGAGCCGGATTTAGTAGGTGAATTCGGAGCTAATCTACCTGGACATGTGAAAAAAGTCGGAGTGTTTGCCAATCAAACAGAACAAGAAGTGATAAAAAGTGCTGAAATTGCAGGGTTGGATTATATTCAGCTTCATGGCAATGAGTCTGCCAGCTTCGCCCGCAGAATGCCCCTACCGGTGATAAAGGCCTTTGCAATCGAATCAGAGCAAGACCTTGAAAACCTTCATGAGTACCCAGCAGATTTTATTTTAGTGGATCTACCTAAAGGTTCATCTGGTAAGGGGCTGACTTTGGACTGGGAAATGATCCGAAAAGCGGATCTGCCACGGGGAAAGGTGATTCTAGCGGGTGGGCTGACTCCTGGAAATGTCGGAAAAGCGATCAGTGCCGTTTCACCATTCGCAGTTGACGTAGCTAGTGGTGTTGAAACAAACGGATTAAAAGATGCTGTAAAAATAAAAGCATTTATAAATGAGGCGAAATATACAGCCGGAAAAGAGGAATGA
- a CDS encoding YlaH-like family protein encodes MDIQERLSFFAALYRVDENPEAGMWYLYLTIFGLCILVYQLGFAKKLPLLKNVIIYAVMALGCTLLSFFAVFLPMGEALVIASLVLGIYRIRLHNSRKEEQA; translated from the coding sequence TTGGATATCCAAGAGCGATTATCATTTTTTGCAGCATTGTACAGAGTGGATGAAAATCCTGAAGCAGGAATGTGGTATCTATATTTGACGATCTTTGGATTATGCATCCTTGTCTATCAGTTAGGTTTTGCCAAAAAGTTACCTTTGCTAAAAAATGTGATCATTTATGCGGTAATGGCACTTGGATGTACCCTTCTTTCTTTCTTTGCGGTGTTTCTTCCTATGGGGGAAGCATTAGTCATCGCTTCACTTGTTCTTGGGATTTATAGAATCCGTCTTCATAATTCGAGAAAAGAAGAACAGGCTTAA
- the trpB gene encoding tryptophan synthase subunit beta, giving the protein MSTYTQPDKTGHFGAYGGRFVPETLMSAIMELEDAYEQSKKDPEFQKQLSYYLKQYIGRETPLYFAENLTKLAGGADIYLKREDLNHTGAHKINNTIGQALLTQKMGKKKVIAETGAGQHGVATATVCALLKLECIIFMGEEDIRRQKLNVFRMELLGAKVISVSQGSGTLKDAVNEALRYWVANVDDTHYIMGSVLGPHPFPVIVRDFQSVIGNETKRQYSETVHSLPDAVVACIGGGSNAMGMFYPFIEDETVKLYGVEAAGHGLETPLHASSLTKGKPGVLHGAFMYVLQNEDGQIQEAHSISAGLDYPGVGPEHSYLKDTNRVVYTSVTDDEALEALVMLSREEGIIPALESSHAISYGLKLAKQMEKGTGLVICLSGRGDKDVETVQSLIGGSEHE; this is encoded by the coding sequence ATGAGTACTTATACACAGCCTGATAAAACTGGACATTTTGGAGCGTATGGAGGCCGTTTCGTTCCGGAAACTTTAATGTCGGCGATTATGGAGCTTGAAGATGCATATGAACAATCTAAAAAGGATCCGGAATTCCAAAAACAGCTAAGCTATTACCTGAAACAATATATCGGTCGTGAAACCCCACTTTATTTTGCGGAGAACTTAACGAAACTAGCGGGTGGTGCAGATATTTATCTGAAGCGTGAGGACTTGAATCATACCGGAGCCCACAAAATTAATAATACGATCGGTCAGGCTTTGCTAACTCAGAAAATGGGCAAGAAAAAGGTGATTGCCGAAACGGGTGCAGGTCAGCATGGCGTTGCAACTGCGACTGTGTGCGCTTTGCTGAAGTTGGAATGCATCATTTTTATGGGAGAAGAAGATATCAGGAGACAGAAATTGAATGTGTTCAGGATGGAGCTTTTGGGAGCCAAGGTCATATCTGTATCACAAGGAAGCGGGACACTGAAGGATGCAGTGAATGAGGCGTTACGTTATTGGGTTGCCAACGTGGATGACACCCATTATATAATGGGATCAGTACTTGGACCGCATCCATTCCCCGTTATTGTACGAGATTTTCAAAGTGTGATAGGGAATGAAACAAAGCGTCAGTATTCGGAGACTGTTCATTCCCTTCCGGATGCAGTAGTCGCTTGCATAGGTGGAGGCAGTAATGCCATGGGGATGTTCTATCCCTTCATTGAGGATGAAACGGTAAAATTATATGGAGTGGAAGCGGCAGGTCATGGACTGGAAACACCATTACATGCTTCAAGTTTGACGAAGGGGAAACCTGGGGTGCTCCACGGGGCATTCATGTATGTATTGCAGAACGAGGACGGTCAGATCCAGGAGGCACATTCAATTTCAGCAGGGTTGGATTATCCGGGGGTAGGGCCTGAACATAGTTATTTAAAGGATACCAATCGGGTGGTGTATACTTCCGTAACCGATGATGAAGCATTGGAAGCTCTAGTGATGCTTTCAAGGGAAGAAGGGATCATCCCTGCTTTGGAAAGTTCACATGCCATTTCCTATGGTTTAAAACTTGCTAAACAAATGGAGAAAGGAACAGGACTGGTGATTTGCCTGTCTGGCCGTGGTGATAAGGATGTAGAAACAGTCCAATCATTAATAGGGGGTAGTGAACATGAATAA